The Faecalibacterium prausnitzii genome includes a window with the following:
- a CDS encoding cytidylyltransferase domain-containing protein, translating into MSITAIIPVREGSRRLKNKNIAPFAGTNLLINKINQLKQVDEITDIVVSSDSDLMLAMASSQGVKTHKRAPEFCDEKTKTFGEVVAHICESVPGNDILWATCTAPLVFPKHYREAVALYYKALEQGYDSLVSMEEFKRYLWDDNGPVNYELGIKHVPSQQLPPLYFVTDGILLAPRKKMIEWKYFHGHNPYRYILDKRTSIDIDDGLDLACARAWLDMDESVSQIDPYIVGGGNM; encoded by the coding sequence ATGAGTATTACAGCAATTATTCCTGTACGTGAAGGTAGCCGCAGATTAAAAAATAAGAATATTGCACCTTTTGCGGGAACGAATCTTTTAATCAACAAGATTAACCAATTGAAACAGGTGGATGAGATTACGGATATTGTCGTGTCCTCTGATTCCGATTTGATGCTTGCGATGGCTTCTTCTCAGGGAGTAAAAACACATAAGCGTGCCCCTGAATTTTGTGATGAGAAAACCAAAACATTTGGTGAGGTCGTAGCGCATATATGTGAGAGTGTTCCGGGTAATGACATTCTTTGGGCTACTTGCACAGCACCATTGGTCTTTCCAAAACACTATAGAGAAGCGGTCGCACTTTACTACAAGGCATTGGAGCAGGGATATGATTCTCTGGTTTCAATGGAAGAGTTTAAACGGTATTTGTGGGATGATAATGGCCCCGTCAATTATGAACTAGGAATTAAACATGTCCCTTCCCAGCAGCTTCCGCCACTGTATTTTGTGACTGATGGCATTTTACTTGCTCCGAGAAAAAAAATGATCGAGTGGAAATATTTCCATGGGCACAATCCTTATCGCTACATCTTAGACAAAAGAACAAGTATCGATATTGATGATGGGCTGGACTTAGCATGTGCGCGTGCTTGGTTGGATATGGATGAATCCGTTTCGCAGATTGACCCGTACATTGTGGGGGGGGGCAACATGTAA
- a CDS encoding cytidylyltransferase domain-containing protein, whose product MKTACFIPIKANSERVPGKNLRVLNGKKLYEYICEHVKAANVFDDVYIDTNSQEISEYAVKMGFHIIERKPELATNTANGNDLLVYHCEKFPEYNYYFQLFATAPYMQPETIKECYNTLISSEEFDSCFTALENHSFYWFANTPINYRPGILPRSQDMLPVIEETTGLYGISKDSLVRYRCRIGRKPYMHYVSKFEAVDINTEEDLRVAEHIGKVIFGYGSNEVGED is encoded by the coding sequence ATGAAAACAGCATGTTTCATACCGATTAAAGCGAATTCGGAAAGAGTTCCAGGTAAAAACTTACGCGTATTGAATGGGAAGAAGCTGTACGAATACATATGCGAACATGTAAAAGCGGCAAATGTGTTTGATGATGTTTATATTGATACCAACAGTCAAGAAATATCAGAGTATGCAGTAAAAATGGGCTTTCATATCATCGAAAGAAAACCGGAACTTGCAACGAACACGGCAAACGGTAATGATTTGCTGGTATATCATTGCGAAAAATTTCCTGAGTATAATTATTATTTTCAGCTTTTTGCTACTGCTCCTTATATGCAACCTGAAACAATAAAAGAATGCTATAATACGCTGATCAGTAGCGAAGAGTTTGATTCTTGCTTTACGGCACTAGAAAATCATAGTTTCTATTGGTTCGCCAACACGCCGATCAATTACAGACCGGGTATTTTACCTAGGAGTCAGGATATGCTCCCGGTAATTGAAGAAACTACAGGGTTATATGGCATCTCTAAAGATAGCTTGGTAAGGTATCGGTGCCGCATTGGGAGGAAACCATACATGCACTATGTTAGTAAGTTCGAAGCTGTTGACATAAATACGGAAGAGGATTTAAGGGTTGCCGAGCATATTGGAAAAGTCATATTTGGATACGGAAGTAATGAAGTTGGTGAAGATTAA
- a CDS encoding carboxynorspermidine decarboxylase: MRLRDTRPPFAGLANLSETALSALPTPCYLLDEAQLRRNGELLLGVQQRTGCKILLAQKAFSNFDLYPLLAPYLAGTEASGLYESRLGRETLPDKENHVFCAAYRADAFDELLHYADHIVFNSPRQLARFGPAAKAAGKSVGLRINPECSTQEGHAIYDPCAPGSRLGTTRAQWDAAVQADPALPGLLDGLHFHTLCEQDSDALALTLATVEDRFGDLLPRMQWLNFGGGHHITRPGYDLPTLERCITETQTKYGVQVYLEPGEAWALNAGYLVTTVLDTLRNGDTSLAILDLSAACHTPDVIEMPYRPPLLNAGDPGEKNVTFRLGGPTCLAGDVIGDYSFDAPLTEGDRLLFGDMAIYTTCKNNTFNGMPLPPIWAMDAVGTCRELVKFGYEDFKMRVGNSKK, from the coding sequence ATGCGGCTGCGGGACACACGCCCGCCCTTTGCCGGGCTGGCGAACCTCTCCGAGACCGCGCTGTCTGCCCTGCCCACCCCCTGCTATCTGCTGGACGAAGCCCAGCTGCGCCGCAACGGCGAACTTCTGCTGGGGGTGCAGCAGCGCACCGGCTGCAAGATCCTGCTGGCACAGAAGGCGTTCTCGAACTTCGACCTCTACCCCCTGCTGGCGCCTTATCTGGCGGGCACCGAGGCCAGCGGCCTCTATGAGAGCCGCCTCGGCCGGGAAACGCTGCCCGACAAGGAGAACCACGTGTTCTGCGCCGCCTACCGGGCCGACGCATTCGACGAGCTGCTGCACTACGCCGACCACATCGTCTTCAACTCGCCCCGCCAGCTGGCCAGATTCGGCCCGGCAGCCAAAGCGGCGGGCAAGAGCGTCGGTCTGCGCATCAACCCGGAATGCTCGACCCAGGAAGGCCACGCGATCTACGACCCCTGCGCCCCCGGCAGCCGCCTGGGCACCACCCGTGCCCAGTGGGACGCCGCTGTGCAGGCAGACCCGGCCCTGCCGGGTCTGCTGGACGGCCTGCACTTCCACACCCTGTGTGAGCAGGATTCCGACGCGCTGGCCCTGACGCTGGCCACCGTGGAAGACCGCTTCGGCGACCTGCTGCCCCGGATGCAGTGGCTGAACTTTGGCGGCGGACACCACATCACCCGCCCCGGCTACGACCTGCCCACGCTGGAGCGCTGCATCACCGAGACGCAGACGAAGTACGGCGTACAGGTCTATCTGGAACCCGGCGAGGCCTGGGCGCTGAACGCAGGTTATCTCGTCACCACGGTGCTGGACACCCTGCGCAACGGCGATACCAGCCTTGCCATCCTGGATCTGTCCGCTGCCTGCCACACGCCGGACGTCATCGAGATGCCCTATCGCCCGCCCCTGCTGAACGCGGGCGACCCCGGTGAAAAAAACGTCACCTTCCGGCTCGGCGGCCCGACCTGCCTGGCCGGGGATGTCATCGGCGATTATAGCTTCGACGCCCCCCTCACTGAGGGCGACCGTCTCCTCTTCGGGGATATGGCCATCTACACCACCTGCAAAAACAACACCTTCAACGGTATGCCCCTTCCGCCCATCTGGGCGATGGACGCCGTCGGCACCTGCCGCGAGCTTGTAAAGTTCGGGTATGAGGATTTCAAGATGCGGGTGGGAAATAGCAAAAAATAA
- a CDS encoding saccharopine dehydrogenase family protein: MSKVLIIGCGGVASVAIHKCCQVPEVFTEICIASRTKSKCDKLAAELAPKTATQITTAQVDADKVDEVIALIKSYQPDLVMNIALPYQDLTIMDACLACGVNYMDTANYEPENTDDPEWRAIYEKRCKEAGFSAYFDYSWQWAYAKKFEEAGLTALLGSGFDPGVTQAYCAYAKKHEFDTIDTIDILDCNGGDHGYAFATNFNPEINLREVSAPGSYWENGHWVEIPAMSIKREYNFDQVGEKDMYLLHHEEIESLAKNIPEAKRIRFFMTFGQSYLDHMRCLEDVGMLSTTPIEFNGQEIVPIQFLKALLPDPASLGPRTKGKTNIGCIFTGKKDGKEKTYYIYNVCDHQECYREVGSQAISYTTGVPAMCGALMLLTGKWTTKGVHTVEEFDPDPYLDALDKYGLPRSESHAPALVD, from the coding sequence ATGAGCAAAGTTCTGATCATCGGCTGCGGCGGCGTGGCTTCCGTCGCCATCCACAAGTGCTGCCAGGTCCCCGAAGTGTTTACCGAGATCTGCATCGCCAGCCGCACCAAGTCCAAGTGCGACAAGCTCGCGGCTGAGCTGGCCCCCAAGACTGCCACCCAGATCACCACCGCCCAGGTGGACGCCGACAAGGTGGACGAAGTGATTGCCCTCATCAAGAGCTACCAGCCCGACCTCGTGATGAACATCGCCCTGCCCTATCAGGATCTGACCATCATGGACGCCTGCCTGGCCTGCGGCGTCAACTACATGGACACCGCCAACTACGAGCCGGAGAACACGGACGACCCGGAGTGGCGCGCCATCTACGAGAAGCGCTGCAAGGAGGCCGGTTTCTCTGCCTACTTCGATTACAGCTGGCAGTGGGCCTATGCCAAAAAGTTTGAGGAAGCCGGCCTGACCGCGCTGCTGGGAAGCGGCTTCGATCCGGGTGTGACCCAGGCTTACTGCGCCTACGCCAAGAAGCACGAGTTCGACACCATCGACACCATCGACATCCTCGACTGCAACGGCGGCGACCACGGCTACGCCTTCGCCACCAACTTCAACCCGGAGATCAACCTGCGCGAGGTCTCGGCCCCCGGCAGCTACTGGGAGAACGGCCACTGGGTCGAGATCCCGGCCATGAGCATCAAGCGGGAATACAACTTCGATCAGGTGGGCGAAAAGGACATGTACCTGCTCCACCACGAGGAGATCGAGTCTCTGGCCAAGAACATCCCGGAGGCCAAGCGCATCCGCTTCTTCATGACCTTCGGCCAGAGCTACCTCGACCACATGCGCTGCCTGGAGGACGTGGGGATGCTGTCCACCACGCCCATCGAGTTCAACGGGCAGGAGATCGTGCCCATCCAGTTCCTCAAGGCCCTCCTGCCCGACCCCGCCAGCCTCGGCCCCCGCACCAAGGGCAAGACCAACATCGGCTGCATCTTCACCGGCAAGAAGGACGGCAAGGAAAAGACCTACTATATCTACAATGTCTGCGACCATCAGGAGTGCTACCGCGAGGTCGGCTCGCAGGCCATCAGCTACACCACCGGTGTGCCTGCCATGTGCGGCGCCCTCATGCTGCTGACCGGCAAGTGGACCACCAAGGGCGTCCACACGGTGGAAGAGTTTGATCCGGACCCGTATCTGGACGCTCTGGACAAGTACGGCCTGCCCCGTTCTGAGAGCCACGCCCCGGCTCTGGTGGACTGA
- the speB gene encoding agmatinase: MQPNVETFIGCDSSYRAASIVLYGAPYDSTTSYRPGARFGPAAIRHESYGLETYSPYQNADLTDFDIFDSGDLELCFGSSESALADIEARAEEILKDGKFPLLLGGEHLVTLGAVRAAVKKYPDLHIVHFDAHADLRDDYLGARLSHACVLRRCHELVGDGHIHQFCIRSGDRAEFEFAAQHTEMHKFDFTGLAELTEQLCASKAPVYLTIDLDCLDPSCFPGTGTPEAGGVSFLQLLDAIRTVTRANIVGADLNELAPTLDITGVSTATACKVLRELLIALDKGWPGFQV, from the coding sequence ATGCAACCCAACGTTGAGACCTTTATCGGCTGCGACAGCAGCTACCGCGCCGCCAGCATCGTGCTGTACGGTGCGCCTTATGATTCCACCACCAGCTACCGCCCCGGTGCCCGGTTCGGCCCGGCCGCCATCCGGCACGAGAGCTATGGGCTGGAGACTTACAGCCCCTACCAGAACGCCGACCTGACCGACTTCGACATCTTCGACAGCGGCGACCTGGAGCTTTGCTTCGGCTCCAGCGAATCGGCGCTGGCCGACATCGAAGCCCGCGCCGAAGAAATCCTGAAGGACGGCAAGTTCCCGCTCCTGCTGGGCGGCGAACATCTGGTCACGCTGGGGGCCGTGCGGGCCGCCGTGAAGAAGTACCCGGACCTGCACATCGTCCACTTCGACGCACACGCCGACCTGCGGGACGACTACCTCGGTGCCCGGCTCAGCCATGCCTGTGTCCTCCGCCGCTGCCACGAGCTGGTCGGCGACGGGCACATCCACCAGTTCTGCATCCGCAGCGGCGACCGCGCCGAGTTCGAGTTTGCAGCCCAGCACACCGAGATGCACAAGTTCGACTTCACCGGCCTTGCCGAATTGACCGAGCAGCTCTGTGCCAGCAAGGCCCCGGTCTACCTGACCATCGACCTCGACTGCCTGGACCCCTCCTGCTTCCCCGGCACCGGCACCCCCGAAGCGGGCGGCGTGAGCTTTTTGCAGCTGCTGGATGCCATCCGCACTGTGACCAGGGCGAACATCGTCGGTGCCGACCTCAACGAGCTGGCCCCCACGCTGGATATCACCGGCGTTTCCACGGCCACGGCCTGCAAAGTCCTGCGGGAGCTGCTGATCGCGCTCGACAAGGGCTGGCCCGGCTTCCAGGTCTGA
- the speE gene encoding polyamine aminopropyltransferase yields MEFWFSEFHTPDVKHSIRVNKQLYSKQSDYQRIDIFETPEFGRVLTLDGNVMLTERDEFIYDEMIVHVPMAVHKEARDILVIGAGDGGVVRELTRYDRVERIDLVEMDPQVVEACRAYLPGNACRMDDRRVHIYFENALKFIRRCEEEYDLIIVDSSDPFGPSEGLFTREFYGSCFNALRADGIMVNQQGSPFYAEDASAMQRSHKRIASTFPISRVYQAHIPTFAAGYWLFGFASKKYHPIDDLDADAWKALNMRTRYYTARLHVGAFYLPAFLEEMLREVEEH; encoded by the coding sequence ATGGAATTTTGGTTTTCGGAATTTCACACCCCGGATGTGAAACACAGCATCCGGGTGAATAAGCAGCTCTACTCCAAGCAGAGCGACTATCAGCGCATCGACATCTTCGAGACCCCGGAGTTCGGCCGGGTGCTCACGCTGGACGGCAACGTCATGCTGACCGAGCGGGACGAGTTCATCTACGATGAGATGATCGTCCATGTGCCCATGGCCGTGCACAAGGAGGCCAGGGACATCCTCGTCATCGGCGCAGGCGACGGCGGCGTGGTGCGGGAGCTGACCCGCTATGACCGGGTGGAGCGGATCGACCTGGTGGAGATGGACCCGCAGGTCGTGGAGGCCTGCCGCGCCTATCTGCCCGGCAACGCCTGCCGGATGGACGACCGCCGGGTGCACATCTACTTTGAGAACGCGCTCAAGTTTATCCGCCGGTGCGAAGAAGAATACGACCTCATCATCGTGGACTCCTCCGACCCGTTCGGCCCGTCCGAGGGCCTGTTCACCCGCGAGTTCTACGGCAGCTGCTTCAATGCGCTGCGGGCCGACGGCATCATGGTCAATCAGCAGGGCAGCCCCTTCTACGCCGAGGACGCCAGCGCCATGCAGCGCAGCCACAAGCGCATCGCGTCCACCTTCCCCATCAGCCGGGTGTATCAGGCACACATCCCCACCTTTGCCGCCGGGTACTGGCTGTTCGGCTTTGCCAGCAAGAAATATCACCCCATCGACGACCTCGACGCCGACGCATGGAAGGCGCTGAACATGCGCACCCGCTATTACACCGCCCGGCTCCATGTCGGCGCATTTTATCTGCCCGCCTTCCTCGAAGAGATGCTGCGGGAAGTGGAGGAACACTGA
- a CDS encoding aminotransferase class I/II-fold pyridoxal phosphate-dependent enzyme — translation MSENRTRFRLDQRRAPIYEALEQFRQMRVVPFDVPGHKRGRGNPELTAFLGQQCVGVDVNSMKPLDNLCHPVSVIREAEELAADAFGAAHAFLMVGGTTSSVQSMVLTACKRGDEIILPRNVHRSVLNALVLCGAVPVYVNPEVDKRLGISLGMKREQVEKAIREHPNAVAVLVNNPTYYGICSDLRAIVKMAHDAGMLCLADEAHGTHFYFGGGLPVSAMAAGADMASVSMHKSGGSLTQSSLLLIGPNVHPGYVRQIINLTQTTSGSYLLMSSLDISRRNLAQRGRQVFHQVADMAEYAREEINAVGGYYAFGKELCNGNSVFDFDTTKLSVHTLDIGLAGIEVYDILRDEYDIQIEFGDIGNILAYLSIGDRPQEVERLVSALAEIKRRYRTDGTGLLSQEYIDPVVATSPQEAFYAPKKSLPLRETVGMVCSEFVMCYPPGIPILAPGERITKEILNYIEYAKAKGCSMTGPEDPDILHLNVLA, via the coding sequence ATGAGTGAGAACCGTACACGGTTCCGGCTGGACCAGCGCCGGGCACCCATCTACGAAGCGCTGGAACAGTTCCGGCAGATGCGGGTGGTGCCCTTTGACGTGCCGGGCCACAAGCGCGGCCGGGGCAACCCGGAGCTGACCGCCTTTCTGGGCCAGCAGTGCGTGGGCGTGGATGTGAACAGCATGAAACCGCTGGACAACCTCTGCCACCCGGTATCGGTCATCCGGGAGGCCGAAGAACTGGCCGCCGACGCCTTTGGCGCGGCCCACGCCTTTTTGATGGTGGGCGGCACCACCAGCTCGGTGCAGAGCATGGTGCTGACCGCCTGCAAGCGGGGCGATGAGATCATCCTGCCCCGCAACGTGCACCGCAGCGTGCTGAACGCGCTGGTGCTCTGCGGCGCTGTACCCGTTTACGTGAACCCGGAGGTGGACAAGCGCCTGGGCATCTCACTGGGCATGAAGCGGGAGCAGGTGGAAAAGGCCATCCGGGAGCACCCCAACGCCGTGGCCGTTCTGGTGAACAACCCCACCTACTACGGCATTTGCAGCGACCTGCGCGCCATCGTCAAGATGGCCCATGACGCCGGGATGCTCTGCCTGGCGGACGAAGCCCACGGCACCCACTTCTACTTTGGCGGCGGGCTGCCGGTCTCGGCTATGGCCGCAGGGGCCGACATGGCCTCCGTCTCGATGCACAAGAGCGGCGGCAGCCTGACCCAGTCGAGCCTGCTGCTCATCGGGCCGAACGTCCACCCCGGCTATGTGCGGCAGATCATCAACCTGACCCAGACCACCTCTGGCAGCTATCTGCTGATGTCCAGCCTGGACATCTCCCGCCGCAATCTGGCCCAGCGGGGGCGGCAGGTCTTCCACCAGGTGGCCGACATGGCCGAGTATGCCCGCGAGGAGATCAATGCGGTGGGCGGCTACTACGCCTTCGGCAAGGAGCTGTGCAACGGCAACTCGGTCTTCGACTTCGACACCACCAAGCTCAGCGTCCACACGCTGGACATCGGCCTGGCGGGCATCGAGGTCTATGACATCCTCCGCGATGAGTACGACATCCAGATTGAGTTCGGCGACATCGGCAACATCCTGGCCTACCTCTCCATCGGCGACCGCCCGCAGGAAGTGGAGCGGCTGGTCAGCGCACTGGCCGAGATCAAGCGCCGCTACCGCACCGACGGCACCGGCCTGCTCAGCCAGGAATACATCGACCCTGTGGTGGCCACCAGCCCGCAGGAGGCTTTCTATGCGCCCAAAAAGAGCCTGCCTCTGCGCGAGACCGTGGGCATGGTCTGCAGCGAGTTCGTCATGTGCTACCCGCCGGGCATCCCCATTCTGGCCCCCGGCGAGCGCATCACGAAGGAGATCCTGAACTACATCGAGTACGCCAAGGCCAAGGGCTGCAGTATGACCGGCCCGGAAGACCCCGACATTTTACACCTGAACGTTCTGGCCTGA
- a CDS encoding LytR/AlgR family response regulator transcription factor encodes MELRIAIVEDQKFEAQRLERLLRQAWGDPVVCDLYESGDAFLHRAAAGPYAVVFLDICMEGTNGIGTARQLREKDPHLLIVFVTSSPEYVWEAFPVHPFDYLLKPYKEEKIRQLTAELRRVLCRQEPELEVRIARQTVQLPLNKILYAESQNHFVRIVTDDGECRAAATFAQVEQQLKTQENFLVCNRGLLLNMDKVLRFEGDCIEMLDGARLPVRLKDKNSLFAQFTQYQFRHMQREF; translated from the coding sequence ATGGAGCTGCGGATCGCGATCGTTGAAGACCAGAAGTTTGAAGCCCAGCGGCTGGAGCGGCTGCTGCGGCAGGCGTGGGGAGATCCTGTCGTCTGCGACCTGTACGAGAGCGGCGACGCATTTTTGCACAGAGCCGCCGCCGGGCCGTATGCCGTGGTGTTCCTGGATATCTGCATGGAGGGCACGAACGGCATCGGGACGGCCCGGCAGCTGCGGGAAAAAGACCCGCATCTCCTCATCGTCTTTGTGACCTCGTCGCCGGAATACGTGTGGGAAGCCTTTCCGGTGCATCCGTTCGATTATCTGCTCAAGCCGTATAAAGAGGAAAAGATCCGGCAGCTGACCGCCGAACTGCGGCGGGTGCTCTGCCGCCAGGAGCCGGAGCTGGAGGTGCGCATCGCCCGCCAGACCGTGCAGCTGCCGCTGAATAAGATCCTGTATGCGGAATCCCAGAACCACTTCGTCCGGATCGTGACCGACGATGGCGAGTGCCGGGCCGCTGCCACCTTTGCACAGGTGGAGCAGCAGCTGAAGACGCAGGAGAACTTTCTTGTCTGCAACCGGGGCCTGCTGCTGAACATGGACAAGGTGCTGCGGTTCGAGGGCGACTGCATCGAGATGCTGGACGGTGCCCGGCTGCCCGTCCGCCTGAAGGATAAAAACAGCCTGTTTGCACAATTCACACAATATCAATTCCGCCACATGCAGCGGGAGTTCTGA
- a CDS encoding sensor histidine kinase gives MDAVLFGRYFLEFALLYPGAYLCLAPLRDHLKAPKTTCWIAGGALTALCLGCAALCTISELPSNVFLLPILIVSFRLLRWRTEGVTVGQTAFLFSISAVMLAVCSLLAVVLNARAETGNQQEANLVSTALLALGLSAVLSVLFHFTAVRWSAWLLQEYHGEAFWQSAWPLPAIYAAFLIFCIPLDPSVVLLNRIMIIAVLAVSISLLGIFLLLYEMYRVAQEYTRNTQLDRENQLLGVESRRYMELREYMEQTRSLRHDFRQHLHVISGLTEAGQLDELKHYLSQYESELSEARPTLCANPAVDALAGHYDHEARQKGVPIEWKLELPVLLPMPEADLCMILGNLLENALDASRKLTPDQRQIRVMVRMLSPAMLGIVVENRYDGVLKKQSGILHSTKHEGIGIGLVSIETAVHKYNGDLTVETKNNVFRANVLLNL, from the coding sequence GTGGATGCTGTGTTGTTCGGACGCTACTTTCTCGAATTTGCATTGTTGTATCCGGGGGCCTATCTCTGCCTGGCCCCGCTGCGGGACCACCTGAAGGCCCCAAAAACGACCTGCTGGATCGCGGGCGGTGCCCTCACGGCGCTGTGCCTTGGGTGTGCAGCGCTGTGCACGATCTCTGAACTGCCCAGCAACGTTTTCCTGCTCCCCATCCTCATCGTCTCGTTCCGGCTGCTGCGATGGCGGACAGAGGGAGTGACCGTCGGCCAGACGGCCTTCCTGTTCTCGATCTCCGCTGTCATGCTGGCGGTCTGTTCGCTGCTGGCCGTGGTGCTGAACGCCCGCGCCGAGACCGGAAACCAGCAGGAGGCCAATCTGGTCTCCACAGCGCTGCTGGCGCTGGGGCTCTCGGCGGTGCTGAGCGTCCTCTTCCATTTCACAGCCGTCCGGTGGAGCGCATGGCTCTTGCAGGAATATCACGGCGAAGCGTTCTGGCAGTCGGCGTGGCCGCTGCCGGCCATCTATGCGGCCTTCCTCATTTTCTGCATCCCGCTGGACCCGTCGGTCGTCCTGCTCAACCGGATCATGATCATTGCAGTGCTGGCGGTGTCCATCTCACTGCTGGGCATCTTCCTGCTGCTGTACGAGATGTACCGGGTGGCGCAGGAGTACACTCGGAACACCCAGCTGGACCGGGAAAACCAGCTGCTGGGCGTGGAATCCCGCCGTTATATGGAGCTGCGGGAATATATGGAGCAGACCCGCAGCCTGCGGCATGATTTCCGCCAGCACCTGCACGTCATCTCCGGCCTGACCGAGGCCGGGCAGCTGGACGAGCTGAAACACTACCTCAGCCAGTACGAGAGCGAGCTCAGCGAGGCCCGCCCCACCCTGTGCGCCAACCCCGCAGTGGATGCGCTGGCGGGCCACTACGACCACGAGGCCCGGCAGAAGGGGGTGCCCATCGAATGGAAGCTGGAGCTGCCCGTTCTGCTGCCCATGCCGGAAGCCGACCTGTGCATGATCCTGGGCAACCTGCTGGAAAATGCGCTCGATGCCAGCCGGAAGCTGACGCCGGACCAGCGGCAGATCCGGGTGATGGTCCGGATGCTCAGCCCTGCCATGCTGGGCATCGTGGTGGAGAACCGCTACGACGGTGTGCTGAAAAAGCAGAGCGGCATCCTGCACTCCACCAAGCACGAGGGGATTGGCATCGGGCTGGTCTCCATCGAGACCGCCGTCCACAAGTACAACGGCGATTTGACCGTAGAAACGAAGAACAACGTCTTCCGAGCCAATGTGCTCCTGAATTTATAA